GTCCTTGGTCATACCGATAATGACTTCGATGCCCTGTTTGGCCATCTTTTGCACCGAAACGCCGATGATTTTAGCCTTGGGATAGTGCTTCTTGATGCCGGCCAGTATCTCCGTATAAGCCTTGCCCGCCTGCGTGGCGTTCAAAATCGATAATTTCACACCACCGGCGTCGCTCTTGTGCACCACGTCGGGGGAGACAATTTTCATGGCCACGGGATAACCCAGCTTGGCGGCTATCTCCACGGCCTCAGCCTTGGATGTCGCCAGCCTGGTCTCGACCACGGGTATGCGCGCCGCCTTGAGCAATTCCTTGGACTCTATCTCGGTCAGGAGGGTCCTCTTCTCCTTCGCAGCCTTGGCCATAATCTCAGCTTTTGTCATCGTATATCTCCTCGTTAGTTTGGGATAGCCGGCGCATCACGACGCGGAAAAACGGCTACATTTTAGCCAATCTATAGTCCGATTGCAAAATGCCTGCATAACATTATATCATTACTTGTTTTGAACAGGGGCCCGCACGGCCCCGATACCAGAGAGGGCTGTTGAGCGTTGAAATTATTATGCATATCGGGCAGCCCCCGCCGCGGAGGCAACACCGACCGCCTGCTGAACGAGGCCATCATAGGAGCAGCCGGCAAGGGCGCACAGATCAAGCATATCGTGCTGGCCGACCTGGATATCGCACCCTGCGCCCACTGCGACGGCTGCATCCAGACCGGGGGACGCTGCGTGATGGAAGACGACATGCAACAGATACATGCGGATATCAGGGAGTACGACCGCTTCATCGTGGCCTCGCCCATCTACTTCATGGGCCTCACCGCCCAGGTCAAGGCCATGATCGACCGCTGCCAGGCCCTGTGGGTGATCAAGAACCTGTTGAAATTGCCCGTCGGCCTGAATAAAGGCACGGCTCGCAGGGGCGCGTTCATCTCCGTCGGGGCCACCGGCTACAGCAACCTGTTCACAGGATCGATCGTCACCATGAAGAGCTGGTACAAGACGCTGGATATCGAGTACGCCGATGAGCTGCTGGTACCCGAAATGGACAGATACAACGCGTCTGCCGGACGGCAGGAACTCCTCTCCCGGGCGCGCTCACTGGGCCGGCAGATCGTAGAGAATTAATTAAAAATCTCAAGGAGGCACATATGGATTTCTTTTTAACCGAGGAACAGAAGATGTTCCAGGCCATGGTGCGCGATTTCGCCACCAACGTGGTGAAGCCGGAGGCCGTAAAGATCGACGAGGAGGGCAAGTTCCCGGCCGAGATATTCAAGAAAGCCGCCGAGCTGGGCCTGTTCGGCATCACTATCGACGAAAAATACGGCGGCAGCGGCGGCGATTACCTGTCCATGACGATCTGCTGCGAAGAGCTGGCCAAAGCCTCGGGCGGACTGGCCGCCATCTTCCTGGCCAACCTGTCGCTGGCCTGTTACCCCATCTACAAGTTCGGCACCGAGGAGCAGAAAAAGAAATACGTGTCGGCCGTCGCCAAAGGCGAGAAGATCTGCTGCTTCGTGCTGACCGAGCCGGGGGCCGGCAGCGACGCCGGCGCGACGCAGACCACGGCGACCAAAGAAGGCGACAAGGTCGTGATCAACGGCAACAAGATATTCATCACCAACGGCGCCGAGGCCTCCATCGCGGTGGTCTTCGCCATGGAAGATAAGTCCAAGGGCACCAGGGGCATCTCCGCTTACATCGTGGAGAGCAACACTCCGGGCTACTCGGTGGGCAAGCTGGAGCACAAGATGGGCATTCACGGCTCGTCCACGGCGGAGCTCGTATTTGAGAATTGTAAGATACCCGCGTCCAACCAGCTGGGTGAATCGGGCCGCGGCCTCCGCTACGCCATGGAGTCCATCGACGCCAGCCGCGTCACCGTGGCCGCCCAGGCGCTGGGCATCTCGCAGGCCGCCTTCGAAGACGCGCTGGCCTACTCGCAGACGCGCGTCCAGTTCGGCAAGCCGCTGTGCCAGCACCAGGCCATACAGTGGATGCTGGCCGATATGGCGACGCAGATCGACGCCGCAAGATTAATGGTCTACCGCGCGGCCTGGCTGAAGGACCAGAACCTGCCCTATATGAAAGAAGCGGCCATGGCCAAGCTCTACGCCGCCGAGGTCTCCAATTTCGTCACCAACAAGGCCCTGCAGATACACGGAGGCTACGGCTATTGCAGGGACTATCCCATGGAGCGCTACCTGCGCGACGCCAAGATAACCGAGATTTACGAAGGGACTTCCGAGATGCAGCGCATGACCATTGCGCGCGCCATCACAACTCAGTAAAGAGATCTGAATAAAACGGCTAACGCCTGGCGGCTCCGCGCAGTTCAGCGACGCTGCGGATACCCTCGGCCTCGAGGTATTTCGCAAGATCGTCCACCACAGCCAGCGTCGCGCGCGGGTCGGCCAGGCCGGCCGTTCCCACCTGGATTGCGGTCGCGCCCGCCAGGATGAACTCCAGGGCGTCCGCCGCGTTCATGATACCGCCGCATCCGATAACAGGTATTTTGACGCAGCCCGCCACCCTGTAGACCATCAGCAGCGCGATCGGCTTGATGGCGGGGCCCGACAATCCGCCGTTAATATTCCCCAGCGCAGGCCTGCGCTGCTTCACATCTATGGCCATGCCGCTGACCGTGTTGATCAGCGACAGCGCGTCTGCGCCCGCCTTCTCCACCGCCTGAGCGATGGATACGATATCCGTCACGTTGGGGCTGAGCTTGACCATGACCGGCAGCGAGGTGGCCTTTTTAACGGCGCGGGTGACTTCTGCAGCCGTGGACCGATCGGTGCCGAACTGCATCCCGCCTCTGCTCACGTTGGGGCAGCTTATATTCACCTCGATGCCGCCGACACCCGCCACACCCTCGAGTTTGGCCGCCACCATGGCATATTCATCGACAGAGTTGCCGGCGATGTTGACCAGCACCGGCACGCTCCATTTAGCCCACATGGGCGCCTTCTCCGCTATCAGTGCCTCCACGCCGATGTTCTGCAGGCCCACCGAGTTTAAAACGCCGCCCGTGACCTCGATGATGCGCGGTTGGGGATTGCCGTCGCGCGGCTCCAGCGTGGTGCCCTTGCAGATGACGGCGCCGAGTTTATTCACGTCGACCAGGTCGCCGTATTCGTCCCCATATCCCCAGGTGCCAGAGGCGGCCATCACGGGATTGGCCAATCGAAGGGTAGAGGTGATATGAACGCTGAGATCAGCCTTCTTACTCATATATTGACGTCCGGCCT
This genomic window from Dehalococcoidia bacterium contains:
- a CDS encoding acyl-CoA dehydrogenase, yielding MDFFLTEEQKMFQAMVRDFATNVVKPEAVKIDEEGKFPAEIFKKAAELGLFGITIDEKYGGSGGDYLSMTICCEELAKASGGLAAIFLANLSLACYPIYKFGTEEQKKKYVSAVAKGEKICCFVLTEPGAGSDAGATQTTATKEGDKVVINGNKIFITNGAEASIAVVFAMEDKSKGTRGISAYIVESNTPGYSVGKLEHKMGIHGSSTAELVFENCKIPASNQLGESGRGLRYAMESIDASRVTVAAQALGISQAAFEDALAYSQTRVQFGKPLCQHQAIQWMLADMATQIDAARLMVYRAAWLKDQNLPYMKEAAMAKLYAAEVSNFVTNKALQIHGGYGYCRDYPMERYLRDAKITEIYEGTSEMQRMTIARAITTQ
- a CDS encoding acetate--CoA ligase family protein, coding for MTKAEIMAKAAKEKRTLLTEIESKELLKAARIPVVETRLATSKAEAVEIAAKLGYPVAMKIVSPDVVHKSDAGGVKLSILNATQAGKAYTEILAGIKKHYPKAKIIGVSVQKMAKQGIEVIIGMTKDAQFGPVIMFGLGGILVEVLKDVSFRIVPMTKRDAAEMITEIKGFPILKGYRGHDPADVPFLEDLIIKVSEFVDKNPEIKELDLNPVFAYKDGAIAVDARIILESAK
- a CDS encoding dihydroorotate dehydrogenase, producing MSKKADLSVHITSTLRLANPVMAASGTWGYGDEYGDLVDVNKLGAVICKGTTLEPRDGNPQPRIIEVTGGVLNSVGLQNIGVEALIAEKAPMWAKWSVPVLVNIAGNSVDEYAMVAAKLEGVAGVGGIEVNISCPNVSRGGMQFGTDRSTAAEVTRAVKKATSLPVMVKLSPNVTDIVSIAQAVEKAGADALSLINTVSGMAIDVKQRRPALGNINGGLSGPAIKPIALLMVYRVAGCVKIPVIGCGGIMNAADALEFILAGATAIQVGTAGLADPRATLAVVDDLAKYLEAEGIRSVAELRGAARR
- a CDS encoding flavodoxin family protein — its product is MKLLCISGSPRRGGNTDRLLNEAIIGAAGKGAQIKHIVLADLDIAPCAHCDGCIQTGGRCVMEDDMQQIHADIREYDRFIVASPIYFMGLTAQVKAMIDRCQALWVIKNLLKLPVGLNKGTARRGAFISVGATGYSNLFTGSIVTMKSWYKTLDIEYADELLVPEMDRYNASAGRQELLSRARSLGRQIVEN